One genomic region from Penaeus monodon isolate SGIC_2016 chromosome 24, NSTDA_Pmon_1, whole genome shotgun sequence encodes:
- the LOC119588631 gene encoding oplophorus-luciferin 2-monooxygenase non-catalytic subunit-like, giving the protein MNHSVSIGLKMTGASILSALLAIILGSYEGAAHNVTKDTLRSLPCPDPMDIYPCVCTADEDHNMDMDCSLVESEDQLARIFSSNIPFTKFRRLVIMNNRHLKALQSEDLGVASFETIFIQGGILEEVLAQALSNSFSSATYIDLQDNRVSEFPFQELPLFSSLRSLKLSMNWLSDFPALQSSVLQHIELDKNSFNRIPADGFTFLTNVETISFSNNHLQMIMPGTFTDLPFLRELHLDHNRLSNIPQGAIAGLKGGLLNLQENSLEVLEEGVFRPFVQGGTTVALNGNPLICGCDIAWLVLNSDFMDLISEGTTCYDGEFLSDLDPGIFQDLC; this is encoded by the exons ATGAACCACTCagtgagcatcggactcaaaatgaCTGGAGCCTCCATCCTGAGCGCCCTCTTGGCTATCATTCTCGGCTCCTACGAGGGCGCTGCCCACAACGTCACGAAGGATACCCTGCGCTCCTTACCCTGCCCCGACCCCATGGACATCTACCCCTGCGTCTGCACCGCGGACGAGGACCACAACATGGATATGGACTGCTCCCTAGTGGAGAGCGAGGACCAGCTGGCCAGGATCTTCTCCTCCAACATTCCCTTCACGAAGTTCCGCAGATTAGTGATCATGAATAACCGGCATCTGAAGGCTCTGCAAAGCGAGGACTTAGGTGTGGCGTCTTTCGAGACTATTTTTATACAGGGCGGCATCCTGGAGGAGGTGCTAGCCCAAGCATTATCCAATAGCTTTTCTTCCGCCACTTACATTGATCTCCAAGATAACAGAGTGTCAGAATTTCCTTTCCAAGAATTGCCGTTGTTTTCATCCCTTCGCTCCTTAAAGCTAAGCATGAACTGGCTATCCGACTTCCCAGCGTTGCAGTCAAGCGTCCTGCAACACATTGAATTAGATAAAAATTCTTTTAACAGGATTCCAGCTGATGGATTCACATTTCTGACGAATGTTGAAACAATAAGCTTTTCTAACAACCATTTACAAATGATTATGCCAG GAACCTTCACGGACCTTCCCTTCCTCCGGGAACTGCATCTTGACCATAACCGGCTGAGTAACATCCCTCAAGGAGCCATTGCAG GTCTCAAAGGCGGGCTGCTCAACTTGCAGGAAAATTCACTTGAAGTCCTAGAAGAAGGGGTTTTCCGTCCGTTTGTGCAGGGAGGAACCACGGTCGCCTTGAACG gtAATCCTCTCATCTGCGGCTGTGACATAGCCTGGCTCGTCCTGAACAGCGACTTCATGGACCTCATCTCCGAAGGAACGACGTGTTACGACGGAGAGTTTCTGTCCGATCTCGACCCGGGTATTTTCCAGGATCTCTGCTGA